From the Desulfovibrio sp. JY genome, one window contains:
- a CDS encoding iron-containing alcohol dehydrogenase, producing MAIHKFTIPEIIFGRGSFDYAGVCAKQLGASKIFVVSDPGVEAAGWVDRLMDILKREGLESVYCNDVAQNPKDYQIKKGVALYRQSGADVVLALGGGSVMDAAKGIALVASNGGEIKDYEGANQVKDPLPPMVFIPSTMGSESNISQFAVVTDVARRIKMTIISRTLVPNISITDPNLLGTLSRELLLAPLFDALAHAVESYLSPLANPLTEVQSLKGLDLLWRHSRPALATLSLDELEQLTVAGLSSGIAFTNASVGLGHALAHALGGMYDVVHGVSHALLLPSVMRYNQPECEAKMAVIGRILLGERLESDAATAEAGIAALERFREEIGLPTRLREVLPDNTMLPKMSRNAANDICLLTNPRPAAWKDILNIYYGAW from the coding sequence ATGGCCATTCACAAGTTCACCATTCCGGAAATCATTTTCGGCCGCGGCAGCTTCGACTATGCCGGCGTGTGCGCCAAACAGCTCGGGGCCTCGAAGATTTTCGTCGTGTCCGATCCGGGGGTGGAGGCGGCCGGCTGGGTGGACAGGCTTATGGATATCCTCAAGCGCGAGGGCCTGGAGTCCGTCTATTGTAACGACGTGGCCCAAAATCCCAAGGACTATCAGATCAAGAAGGGGGTGGCGCTGTACCGCCAAAGCGGCGCGGATGTGGTTCTGGCCCTGGGCGGGGGCAGCGTCATGGACGCGGCCAAGGGCATCGCCCTGGTGGCCAGCAACGGCGGGGAAATCAAGGACTACGAGGGGGCCAACCAGGTCAAGGATCCCCTGCCGCCCATGGTCTTCATCCCCTCGACCATGGGCAGCGAATCCAACATTTCCCAGTTCGCGGTGGTCACCGACGTGGCGCGGCGCATCAAGATGACCATCATCAGCCGGACCCTGGTCCCCAATATCTCCATCACCGATCCGAACCTGCTCGGCACGCTGAGCCGCGAACTGCTCCTGGCCCCCCTGTTCGACGCCCTGGCCCATGCGGTGGAGTCCTACCTGTCGCCCCTGGCCAATCCCCTGACCGAGGTGCAAAGCTTAAAGGGGCTCGACCTGCTCTGGCGTCACAGCCGGCCGGCCCTGGCGACCCTGTCCCTCGATGAGCTGGAGCAACTGACCGTGGCCGGACTGTCCTCCGGCATCGCCTTCACCAACGCCAGCGTGGGGTTGGGACACGCCCTGGCCCATGCCCTTGGCGGCATGTACGACGTGGTGCACGGCGTTTCCCACGCCCTGCTCCTGCCGAGCGTCATGCGGTACAATCAGCCGGAATGCGAGGCGAAGATGGCCGTGATTGGGCGCATCCTCCTCGGCGAGCGCCTGGAGAGCGACGCGGCCACGGCCGAGGCCGGCATAGCGGCCCTGGAGCGGTTCCGCGAGGAAATCGGCCTGCCGACCCGGTTGCGCGAGGTTCTGCCCGACAACACCATGCTGCCCAAGATGAGCCGCAACGCCGCCAACGACATCTGCCTGCTCACCAATCCCCGGCCGGCCGCCTGGAAGGACATCCTCAACATCTACTATGGAGCATGGTGA
- a CDS encoding PAS domain-containing protein: MTRNAKLADISGIETVKLGFFKEVQRKIRELEASNQELEQKRRDIQTILDGIPDVMAVISQDKKILSVNKSFDDTYPGLAPAGLTCHKIFKGQDAPCSPCSIDLAMESPTRVSRSLQILNRNGENRQIECTASVMCGSENKPDRILLLQRDVTLEKQFQAKYFLAERMATVGVLAEGVAHEINNPLTSISGFAETLVLRLAELEALVPESEEASAILEDFHEFLDTIVMECSRCSGIVQNLLTFGHREVRRLTTVNLNDLVANCLKLLGPRLSRLPRDIIALEMGGEDDPVVLGHPGELMQVMLNLVGNALYAVETSGKIRIRTVVRDNLVVLEVADTGAGIAPEHIGKLFEPFFTTKPPGQGIGIGLSTCYNIIRKHGGEISVESELGKGAIFEVILPYLSQ; encoded by the coding sequence ATGACGCGCAACGCCAAGCTCGCGGACATCAGCGGCATCGAAACCGTCAAGCTGGGCTTTTTCAAGGAGGTCCAGCGCAAGATCCGCGAACTCGAGGCCTCCAACCAGGAACTGGAACAGAAGCGCCGGGACATTCAAACCATCCTGGACGGCATCCCCGACGTCATGGCCGTGATTTCCCAGGATAAAAAGATACTGTCGGTCAACAAGTCCTTTGACGACACCTATCCGGGGCTCGCGCCGGCAGGCCTGACCTGCCACAAGATCTTCAAGGGCCAGGATGCGCCCTGCTCGCCGTGCTCCATCGATCTGGCCATGGAAAGCCCGACCCGGGTTTCGCGCAGCTTGCAGATTTTAAACCGCAACGGCGAAAACCGGCAAATCGAGTGCACGGCCTCGGTGATGTGCGGCAGCGAAAACAAGCCGGACCGGATATTGCTGCTGCAGCGCGACGTCACCCTGGAAAAGCAGTTTCAGGCCAAATATTTCCTGGCCGAACGCATGGCCACGGTGGGCGTTTTGGCCGAGGGCGTGGCTCACGAGATCAACAACCCCCTCACCAGCATCAGCGGTTTCGCCGAGACACTGGTCCTGCGTCTGGCGGAACTGGAGGCCCTGGTTCCCGAAAGCGAGGAGGCGTCGGCCATTCTCGAGGACTTTCACGAGTTTCTGGACACCATTGTCATGGAATGCAGCCGCTGCTCGGGCATTGTCCAAAACCTCCTGACCTTTGGCCACCGGGAGGTCAGGAGGCTGACCACCGTCAACCTCAATGACCTCGTGGCCAATTGCCTCAAGCTGCTCGGCCCAAGGCTCAGCCGGCTGCCCAGGGACATCATCGCCCTGGAGATGGGGGGGGAGGACGATCCCGTGGTGCTTGGCCATCCCGGGGAGCTCATGCAGGTCATGCTCAATCTCGTGGGCAATGCCCTGTATGCCGTGGAGACATCGGGCAAGATCAGGATCAGGACCGTGGTCAGGGACAACCTCGTGGTGCTCGAAGTGGCCGACACCGGAGCCGGCATCGCGCCGGAGCACATCGGCAAGCTCTTCGAACCCTTTTTCACCACCAAGCCTCCGGGCCAGGGCATCGGCATCGGCCTGTCCACCTGTTACAATATCATCCGCAAGCACGGTGGGGAGATCAGCGTGGAAAGCGAATTGGGCAAGGGCGCCATCTTCGAAGTCATCCTGCCCTACCTGTCGCAATAG
- a CDS encoding sigma-54 dependent transcriptional regulator, whose translation MYKTGAINLLVVDDEPSIRRLAQKALAAPDRVVTTAESAEKAIRLTREQDFDVVLLDIRLPDSNGLGLLERFRERLPGVEVIMITAYADVASAVEAMKMGAYDYITKPFSLERIKLVIEKAYQRSVLQRENRILRRTGTQRPDCKLVGHSLAIKQILFLVSKVAPTRTPVLITGESGVGKDVVAHNIHNQSACADRPLVIKNCGTFNKELLRSELFGYRKGAFTGATESREGLLALANNGTLFLDEVGELSLELQSMLLRLLESQTYRRVGETEERKVNIRFLFATNRDLATEVEAGRFHEALFHRLNIFRIDVPPLRERKEDIPSLIAHFLGHIYPDRPPYKITPTAEACFQSYDWPGNVRELRNVIERAIILSENDLITPGNLPQDIVRSFDGSAAEGIFPTLEQSERQLIMRVLNHVKSNRTVAAKMLGIGRKTLYRKMCKFKLPQ comes from the coding sequence ATGTATAAAACCGGAGCCATCAATTTGCTGGTGGTCGATGACGAACCGTCCATCCGTCGTCTGGCCCAAAAAGCCCTGGCCGCGCCCGACCGGGTGGTGACCACGGCCGAGTCGGCCGAAAAGGCCATACGCCTCACCCGTGAGCAGGATTTCGACGTCGTCCTCCTGGACATACGTCTGCCCGACAGTAACGGCCTTGGCCTGCTCGAACGTTTCCGGGAGCGTCTCCCCGGTGTGGAGGTGATCATGATCACCGCCTATGCCGATGTGGCGAGCGCGGTCGAGGCCATGAAGATGGGGGCCTACGACTACATCACCAAGCCGTTTTCCCTGGAACGAATCAAGTTGGTGATCGAGAAGGCCTACCAGCGTTCCGTGCTGCAACGGGAAAACCGGATTTTGCGCCGGACGGGGACGCAAAGGCCCGACTGCAAGCTCGTTGGCCATTCCCTGGCCATCAAACAGATCCTGTTTCTCGTCAGCAAGGTGGCGCCGACCCGGACCCCGGTCCTCATCACCGGCGAATCCGGCGTGGGCAAGGATGTGGTGGCCCACAACATCCACAACCAGAGCGCCTGCGCGGACAGGCCGCTGGTCATCAAGAACTGCGGCACCTTCAACAAGGAGCTGTTGCGCAGCGAGCTTTTCGGCTACCGCAAGGGGGCTTTCACGGGGGCGACCGAATCCCGGGAGGGCCTGCTGGCCCTGGCCAACAACGGAACGCTTTTCCTGGACGAGGTCGGCGAGCTGTCCCTGGAACTCCAGTCCATGCTGCTGCGTCTTTTGGAGTCCCAGACCTACCGGCGGGTGGGCGAGACCGAAGAGCGCAAGGTCAACATCCGTTTTCTCTTCGCCACCAACCGCGACTTGGCCACGGAGGTGGAGGCCGGGCGCTTCCACGAGGCCCTCTTCCACCGGCTGAACATCTTTCGCATCGATGTCCCGCCGCTGCGCGAGAGGAAAGAGGATATTCCGAGCCTCATCGCCCATTTTCTCGGCCACATTTATCCCGACCGACCGCCCTACAAGATCACGCCCACGGCCGAAGCCTGCTTTCAGTCCTACGACTGGCCGGGCAACGTCCGCGAACTGCGAAACGTCATCGAGCGGGCCATCATTTTATCCGAGAACGACCTGATCACCCCGGGCAACCTGCCCCAGGACATTGTCAGGTCCTTTGACGGCTCCGCGGCGGAGGGGATCTTCCCGACCCTGGAGCAAAGCGAACGCCAGCTCATCATGCGCGTGCTCAACCATGTGAAATCAAACCGGACCGTGGCCGCCAAGATGCTCGGTATCGGCCGCAAGACACTGTATCGCAAGATGTGCAAGTTCAAGCTGCCGCAATAG
- the hisC gene encoding histidinol-phosphate transaminase, with amino-acid sequence MSGLLDRVPDYVRSFERYVPSRPDPVLMRQFGVTHLFRLNNNENALGPPPLARDALASFPPERGAIYPSGDAYDLRQALAAKFGKSPEQFLVGNGSCEVISSVIRAFCGPGDAIVTADKTFAVYEWVARFSGVEARLVPLKHQALSPEAMLAAVTERTRVVFVCNPNNPTGSWWNRATLGRFLAALDGRALVVLDEAYREFLDDPDFPDAMDVMERHDNVLVFRTFSKMYGLAGFRVGYLCGPPAAVDFARRTHIAYSVNILGQIAATAALADDAGHIAATRRMVDAAKGYLRDRFDALGLEYVSGAGNFIMVRTPLSDTLLYRKLMREGVMVRTMTGFRYPNWIRISLAREQAMEAFAKALAKVLGQT; translated from the coding sequence ATGAGCGGCTTGCTTGACCGCGTCCCGGACTACGTCCGGTCCTTCGAACGCTACGTGCCCAGCCGGCCCGATCCGGTTCTCATGCGCCAGTTCGGCGTGACCCACCTTTTTCGCCTCAACAACAACGAAAACGCCCTGGGACCGCCCCCCTTGGCCCGGGATGCCCTCGCTTCCTTCCCACCCGAGCGGGGAGCCATCTACCCCAGCGGCGACGCCTACGACCTGCGCCAGGCCCTGGCCGCGAAGTTTGGCAAATCCCCGGAACAATTCCTGGTCGGCAACGGTTCCTGCGAGGTCATAAGCTCCGTCATCCGGGCTTTTTGCGGACCGGGCGACGCCATTGTCACCGCCGACAAGACCTTTGCCGTGTACGAGTGGGTGGCGAGATTTTCCGGGGTCGAAGCCCGGCTTGTGCCGCTCAAGCATCAGGCCCTGTCCCCCGAGGCCATGCTGGCGGCCGTCACGGAGCGCACCAGGGTCGTCTTCGTGTGCAATCCCAACAACCCGACCGGCTCCTGGTGGAACCGGGCCACCCTGGGGCGCTTTCTGGCCGCCCTCGACGGCCGGGCCCTGGTGGTGCTCGACGAGGCCTACCGCGAATTCCTGGACGATCCGGACTTCCCCGACGCCATGGACGTCATGGAGCGCCACGACAACGTCCTGGTCTTTCGCACCTTCTCCAAAATGTACGGTCTGGCCGGCTTCCGGGTCGGCTACCTGTGCGGCCCTCCGGCAGCGGTGGATTTCGCGCGGCGCACCCACATCGCCTATTCGGTGAACATCCTGGGCCAGATCGCGGCCACGGCGGCCCTGGCCGACGACGCCGGCCACATCGCCGCCACCCGCCGCATGGTGGACGCGGCCAAGGGCTATCTGCGCGACCGGTTCGACGCCCTGGGGCTGGAATACGTGAGCGGGGCAGGCAACTTCATCATGGTCCGCACGCCGCTCTCCGATACGCTGCTCTACCGCAAGCTCATGCGCGAGGGCGTGATGGTGCGCACCATGACCGGCTTTCGCTACCCCAACTGGATTCGCATCTCCCTGGCTCGGGAACAGGCCATGGAAGCCTTTGCCAAGGCCCTGGCAAAGGTCCTGGGGCAGACATAA
- a CDS encoding ThiF family adenylyltransferase, which produces MTADFLNRSLPIFTEDGLAVLRDKVVALAGLGGVGGGAFLALVRCGVTHFRLAENGVFDPPDMNRQAGAFGQTMGRPKLDVYVELARSINPDLEIECFPAGITGDNLEGFLAGANVYVGVIDVEKGNDVKAMTPPLLEKHNLPMFTCGAIGFGALLVAHEPGGMMPEEFWRLVQERSAGSRGLLPSFLGDLFDRPVMERIAEGRVSGTLPTTAIGALAANTLLACEVLVSLLRGTGLVDREPVFAPRFTVVDFCSQKLVVGDVRLGK; this is translated from the coding sequence ATGACCGCGGACTTTTTAAACCGATCGCTCCCCATCTTCACCGAGGATGGTTTGGCGGTTTTGCGCGACAAGGTGGTCGCCCTGGCCGGCCTTGGCGGCGTGGGCGGCGGCGCGTTCCTGGCCCTGGTCCGCTGCGGGGTGACGCATTTTCGGCTGGCGGAAAACGGCGTTTTCGACCCGCCGGACATGAACCGGCAGGCCGGGGCGTTCGGCCAGACCATGGGCCGCCCCAAGCTCGACGTGTATGTGGAGCTGGCCCGGTCCATCAATCCCGACCTGGAGATCGAATGCTTTCCGGCAGGGATCACCGGGGACAACCTCGAAGGGTTCCTGGCGGGCGCCAACGTGTATGTCGGCGTCATCGATGTGGAAAAAGGCAACGACGTCAAGGCCATGACCCCTCCCCTGCTCGAAAAACACAACCTCCCCATGTTCACCTGCGGGGCCATCGGCTTCGGCGCCCTGCTGGTGGCCCATGAGCCCGGCGGCATGATGCCGGAGGAATTCTGGCGGCTGGTGCAGGAGCGGTCCGCTGGCAGTCGGGGCCTGCTGCCGTCGTTTCTGGGCGACTTGTTCGATCGTCCGGTCATGGAGCGCATCGCCGAGGGCCGGGTCTCCGGCACCTTGCCCACGACGGCCATCGGCGCTCTGGCGGCGAACACGCTGCTCGCCTGCGAAGTCCTCGTCTCTCTGCTGCGGGGAACCGGCCTGGTGGACCGGGAGCCGGTCTTTGCCCCGCGATTCACCGTGGTGGATTTTTGCAGCCAGAAACTGGTGGTGGGCGATGTGCGTCTTGGAAAATGA
- a CDS encoding GNAT family N-acetyltransferase has translation MGREELIRKLQECRREIEPDQEITIELFRPEDALGVALAYYETYGDTFPLEHVYDPEEIVRRNATDDQYTVVARTPRGEVVGLFGLFRHAPNPGVYEAGQLMVLKSYRKRHISTEFSLVAHDRLPKQLRIPVVFLEAVSNHTVSQLIVLPRGLVFTGLEVECMPSGGQAKADDASHKISLFLMFKLFEKPSCDVYLPEPYRTFCETLYAELALPRVFSPASALTGETVASPFFIQETGLLRLTVTRAGRDFDAVVAAAEAKAGPRGVLQIYLNLGDGAAPRAVAVLRDRGYFLAGLLPYWFGADGLLMQKVGRVPDWDAIQCVDRNAAAIRDMVREDFERAKRREHGSA, from the coding sequence ATGGGCCGAGAGGAATTGATTCGGAAACTCCAGGAATGCCGCCGGGAGATCGAGCCCGACCAGGAGATCACGATAGAGCTTTTTCGTCCCGAGGATGCTCTGGGCGTCGCCCTGGCCTATTATGAGACCTACGGCGACACATTCCCGCTGGAGCATGTCTACGACCCCGAGGAAATCGTCCGTCGCAATGCCACGGACGACCAATACACCGTGGTCGCCCGGACGCCGCGCGGCGAGGTGGTCGGGCTGTTCGGGCTGTTCCGCCACGCCCCCAATCCCGGCGTGTACGAAGCCGGCCAGCTCATGGTCCTTAAAAGTTATCGGAAAAGGCACATCAGTACGGAATTCAGCCTGGTGGCCCATGACAGACTGCCCAAGCAACTGCGGATACCCGTGGTCTTTCTTGAGGCCGTGAGCAACCATACGGTTTCCCAGCTTATCGTTCTCCCCAGGGGCCTGGTGTTTACCGGACTCGAGGTCGAGTGCATGCCGTCCGGCGGCCAGGCCAAGGCGGACGATGCGTCCCACAAGATCTCGCTTTTTTTGATGTTCAAGTTGTTCGAAAAGCCCTCCTGCGACGTGTATTTGCCCGAGCCATACCGGACGTTTTGCGAGACGCTGTATGCGGAACTGGCGCTCCCCCGGGTGTTTTCTCCTGCGTCGGCGCTCACCGGAGAAACCGTGGCGAGCCCTTTCTTCATCCAGGAGACAGGCTTGCTACGTCTGACCGTCACCCGGGCCGGCAGGGATTTCGACGCGGTTGTTGCCGCGGCCGAAGCCAAGGCCGGGCCACGAGGCGTGCTCCAGATATACCTGAACCTTGGCGACGGAGCCGCGCCCCGGGCCGTGGCGGTACTGCGCGACAGGGGGTACTTTCTGGCCGGTTTGCTGCCGTACTGGTTCGGCGCGGACGGTCTGCTCATGCAGAAGGTCGGCCGGGTACCGGACTGGGACGCCATCCAATGCGTTGACCGCAACGCCGCCGCCATACGCGACATGGTCCGCGAGGACTTCGAACGCGCCAAGCGCAGGGAGCACGGGTCTGCCTGA
- a CDS encoding glycoside hydrolase family 13, producing the protein MNRKHEEQSARDAQRLAGAIGGLPRPEVPERLLPQIMARIGPKKPSLSRRSWRWVQRLSRRAAIRGVAIGGVAALAVAMLLWSTGPLMRHASQPPSSFVQGVASESTGWRLAGSDALQAKDVTFVARIPGARHVAVIGSFNDWMPGRHVMHKAPGGDVFTLTVHLPAGRYVYAFLVDGTILKPDSSALLQEDDGFGHTNSVLIIEDDNSRQQAGGRHVRPL; encoded by the coding sequence ATGAACAGGAAACATGAGGAACAATCGGCGCGGGATGCGCAACGCTTGGCCGGCGCCATTGGCGGCCTGCCGCGCCCGGAAGTCCCGGAACGGCTTTTGCCGCAGATCATGGCCCGCATCGGGCCCAAGAAACCGTCTCTTTCGCGCCGAAGCTGGAGATGGGTGCAGCGGTTGTCGCGTCGCGCCGCCATCCGGGGCGTCGCCATTGGCGGCGTGGCCGCTTTGGCCGTGGCCATGCTGCTCTGGTCGACAGGCCCGCTTATGCGGCATGCGTCGCAACCCCCTTCGTCGTTTGTGCAGGGCGTCGCGTCGGAATCGACCGGATGGCGACTTGCCGGCAGCGACGCCCTGCAGGCAAAGGACGTCACTTTTGTGGCGCGTATCCCCGGCGCGCGGCACGTGGCCGTGATCGGCTCCTTCAATGACTGGATGCCTGGGCGTCACGTCATGCACAAGGCCCCGGGAGGCGATGTCTTTACACTGACGGTTCACTTGCCGGCCGGGCGGTATGTGTATGCCTTCCTTGTGGACGGCACGATCCTGAAGCCGGATTCCAGCGCCTTGCTTCAGGAAGACGACGGGTTTGGCCATACCAATTCTGTCCTTATCATTGAGGATGACAACAGCCGGCAACAGGCAGGGGGACGTCATGTTCGTCCGCTTTAA
- a CDS encoding sigma-70 family RNA polymerase sigma factor, translating to MNYDDETQLIEDILDGEAAAYAVLVRRYQSPIHGLMSRMCRNPEDASDLTQEAFVVAYEKLEKFKVGARFFPWLYTLSLNIARDHLRRQGRVEIPASAFHDGFMENIQDETADDALIDKIDSEKLFAAMDALGLETREVLILRYQEGLSIQDIADALKISVSAVKMRISRGLERLRAMFVVPIGGQEA from the coding sequence ATGAACTACGACGACGAGACACAGCTTATCGAAGACATCCTCGACGGGGAGGCTGCCGCATACGCCGTGCTGGTTCGTCGTTACCAGTCGCCGATTCACGGGCTCATGTCGCGCATGTGCCGCAATCCCGAAGATGCCAGCGACCTGACCCAGGAAGCCTTTGTCGTGGCTTACGAAAAACTCGAAAAATTCAAGGTCGGGGCGCGGTTTTTTCCCTGGCTTTACACGCTCAGTCTCAATATCGCGCGCGACCATCTCCGCAGGCAGGGGCGCGTGGAAATACCGGCATCGGCGTTCCATGATGGTTTCATGGAGAACATACAGGATGAAACAGCGGATGATGCTCTGATCGATAAAATTGATAGTGAAAAGCTTTTCGCCGCAATGGACGCTCTCGGCCTGGAGACCAGGGAAGTGTTGATCCTGCGCTACCAGGAGGGGTTGTCCATTCAGGATATCGCGGACGCCCTGAAAATATCGGTGAGCGCCGTCAAAATGCGCATTTCCCGGGGGCTTGAACGATTGCGCGCAATGTTTGTGGTTCCCATAGGCGGGCAAGAAGCATGA
- a CDS encoding SDR family oxidoreductase → MKIDLSGKTAIITGSTKGIGLATAKGLAACGATVLVNGRQQQDVDAAIAAIKAAVRSAHVLGFAGDLGTAKGCDELVAAQPDCDILVNNVGIFGPRDFFETPDSEWLRFFEVNVMSGVRLSRAYLPGMQARGWGRVVFLSSESAFNIPADMVHYGMTKTACTAVARGLAKRMAGTGVTVNSVLPGPTLSEGVAAMLQDETERTGLSLDEVGKAFVMAQRPSSIIQRMANVEEVANLIVYVCSRQASATTGAALRVDGGVVDSL, encoded by the coding sequence ATGAAGATCGATCTGAGCGGCAAGACCGCCATCATAACCGGTTCGACCAAGGGTATCGGGCTGGCGACGGCGAAAGGGCTGGCGGCATGCGGCGCTACCGTGCTGGTCAACGGTCGTCAACAGCAGGATGTGGACGCCGCGATAGCGGCGATAAAGGCGGCAGTGCGCAGCGCCCATGTCCTCGGCTTCGCCGGCGATCTGGGCACGGCGAAAGGCTGCGACGAACTGGTCGCGGCACAACCGGACTGCGATATCCTGGTCAACAACGTCGGCATCTTTGGCCCTCGGGATTTCTTCGAGACGCCCGACAGCGAATGGCTCCGTTTCTTCGAGGTCAACGTCATGTCGGGCGTTCGCTTGTCGCGCGCCTATCTGCCGGGGATGCAGGCCAGGGGCTGGGGCCGCGTCGTCTTTCTCTCCTCGGAATCGGCCTTCAACATCCCGGCGGACATGGTGCATTACGGCATGACGAAGACCGCCTGCACCGCCGTCGCGCGCGGGCTGGCGAAACGCATGGCCGGCACCGGTGTTACTGTCAATTCGGTGCTCCCGGGGCCGACCCTGTCCGAAGGCGTTGCCGCCATGCTCCAGGACGAGACCGAGAGGACCGGCCTTTCGTTGGACGAAGTCGGCAAGGCCTTTGTCATGGCCCAACGGCCGTCCTCGATTATCCAGAGGATGGCGAACGTTGAGGAAGTTGCCAACCTGATCGTCTATGTCTGCTCCAGGCAGGCTTCCGCCACCACCGGAGCCGCCTTGCGTGTTGATGGCGGCGTGGTGGACAGCCTGTGA